A window of Pararhodobacter sp. genomic DNA:
TTCCAGATCTCGGCACACGTCGGCACCGGATGATTACTTGCGGTCATCATCCTCGTGTTCGTCGTCATCCTCGTCCTCGGCCTCGGTGCCCGACGGCAGCGAGAAGAAGCTCTCTGCGTCAGAATAGTCGCGGCGCTCCGCGGCGTCTTCGGCCTTTTCGGCCTCATCCATACCGCCCAGGGTGAAACCCTCCAGCCCGGCAATCGAGCGCGGTAAACGTGGCTCGGCGGGCATGTCCAGCGATTGCTCGGTCGACACCAGTTTGCGACGCTCATCATCGCTCATCACGCCACCCTCGGACGCCTTTTTCTTGGCGGCCTTTTGCACCTCAGCGTCCAGTTCCGACTGACGGCACAGGCCAAGCGCAACCGGGTCGATCGGCAGGATGTTCTGGATGTTCCAATGCGTGCGCTCGCGGATCGCCTGAATCGACGGATTCGTCGTGCCGACCAGCTTGCGGATCTGTGCATCGGCCAGTTCCGGGTGGAATTTCACCAGCCACAGGATCGACGCGGGCCGGTCCTGACGTTTGCTCAACGGTGTATACCGCGGGCCCCGGCGCTTTTCTTCGCCGACGGCGGCCGGGTTGTGCTTGAGCTTGAGAACATAGGCGGGGCTGACCTCGGCCTTTTTGATCTCGGCTTCGTCCAACTGGTTGTGGGCAATCGGATCAAAGCCCTTCACGCCGGTTGCAACGTCGCCGTCAGCGATGCCTTGAACCTCAAGTTCGTGAAGGCCGCAGAAATCGGCGATCTGCTTGAAGCTCAGGGTCGTGTTGTCCACCAGCCAGACGGCGGTGGCTTTTGCCATCAGGGGTTTTGACATCATGTCGGTCCTTCATCGTGCGAGGCGCGCGCACACCGGCGCACCTGCCGGAGAACCGGCCACGACCGCCGGGCCGTGCATCCTCGATTTCGGGGAATAGGGCGTATATAAGCGCCTTGCCGTTCCGAGGAAAGAGAAAATGCGCCCACACACCCGACTGTCCATCGCCATTGTGCTGTTTATTGCTGCCCTGACGCACACTGCCACCGCGCAAAACCGTGCTGGTGAGTTTGATCACTATCTTTTGGCCCTCAGCTGGATCCCAGCCTATTGCGCCGGCGACGGCGATGAGCGCCGCGATCCGCGCTGCGACGGTGGGTCGGCGATCGGCTGGGCCGTGCACGGGTTGTGGCCGCAGTATGACGGCGGCGATTGGCCGGAGTATTGCAACACCGTGCAATCCGCACCCTCGCGCCGGGAAACCGCAGAGCAATCCGATCTGTTCGGAACCTCCGGCTCGGCGTGGCATCAGTGGAACAAGCACGGCCGCTGCACCGGCCTGTCGGCGCGCAATTATTACCGATTGGTGCAAGAGGCCGTGGATCGCATAGAGCTGCCGGAAATTTTCGACGGAATCACCCGCGAACTCAACGTGGACCCCGATGTCGTCGAGGCCGCCTTCATCGAGGCCAACCCGGCGCTGACCCATGACATGCTGGTGACCACCTGCGCTCACGGTGATCTGGTCGAGCTGCGCGTCTGCCTGACCCGTGATCTGGAGCCGCGCGTCTGCGATCCGGCCACCCTGCGGCGCGAATGCCGGTTGAACGCGGCAACCTTGCTGCCGTTGCGCTGAGGGCTGACTGTCGGCTTTTCTTGGCAGCGCCAATGAGCTAACAGAGCGCCAAACCCGTGATGTAGCGATAGGTCTGGCGATGAAATTCACCCTGTCTTGGCTCAAAGAGCACCTCGAAACCGACGCAACCCTCGATGATATTGTCGAGGCGTTGACCGATCTGGGCCTTGAGGTCGAAGACGTCATGGACCCGGCGGCAAGCCTTGGCGGGTTCCGCATCGCGCGGATTCTTGAATCGTCACCGCACCCCGACGCGGATCGCCTGCGTCTGTGTCGGGTTGAAACCTTCCCGGACGGGCCGGGCGGCAAGGCCGAGGAGGTGCAGGTCGTTTGCGGCGCGCCCAATGCGCGCACCGGGCTGGTCGGCGTGTTCGCCCCCGTCGGCACCTTCATTCCCGGCACCGGCGTCGATCTGAAACCGGGTGTGATCCGCGGGCAA
This region includes:
- a CDS encoding DUF1013 domain-containing protein — encoded protein: MSKPLMAKATAVWLVDNTTLSFKQIADFCGLHELEVQGIADGDVATGVKGFDPIAHNQLDEAEIKKAEVSPAYVLKLKHNPAAVGEEKRRGPRYTPLSKRQDRPASILWLVKFHPELADAQIRKLVGTTNPSIQAIRERTHWNIQNILPIDPVALGLCRQSELDAEVQKAAKKKASEGGVMSDDERRKLVSTEQSLDMPAEPRLPRSIAGLEGFTLGGMDEAEKAEDAAERRDYSDAESFFSLPSGTEAEDEDDDEHEDDDRK
- a CDS encoding ribonuclease T2, translating into MRPHTRLSIAIVLFIAALTHTATAQNRAGEFDHYLLALSWIPAYCAGDGDERRDPRCDGGSAIGWAVHGLWPQYDGGDWPEYCNTVQSAPSRRETAEQSDLFGTSGSAWHQWNKHGRCTGLSARNYYRLVQEAVDRIELPEIFDGITRELNVDPDVVEAAFIEANPALTHDMLVTTCAHGDLVELRVCLTRDLEPRVCDPATLRRECRLNAATLLPLR